A stretch of Bos taurus isolate L1 Dominette 01449 registration number 42190680 breed Hereford chromosome 5, ARS-UCD2.0, whole genome shotgun sequence DNA encodes these proteins:
- the OR8S3 gene encoding olfactory receptor 8S1, giving the protein MWIFFFCFPERTLLYMIMKNHSAINEFVLLGLSIDPHIQAVLFVLFLLIYLLTLMGNFLMLLLLRADFHLHTPMYFFLRQLSFLDLCHSSVTVPKMLENLLSESKTICVESCLAQAFFVFTTGGTEACLLAVMAYDRYVAISSPLLYGQVMNNQLCVGLVWASWSLAFVDALINILLAVNLDYCEDQIIPHFSCELSSLFPLSCSDTSTNFMLLLCSSVLHFFGTFVMIASSYACIVSTVLSISSTSGRSKAFSTCSSHLTTVILFYGSGFLSYLLPTSVSALEMIFSLQYSVITPMLNPLIYSLQNKEVKAAMGRVFRKYFDSLL; this is encoded by the coding sequence ATGtggatattctttttttgttttccagaaagaACACTTCTCTATATGATAATGAAAAACCATAGTGCTATCAATGAGTTCGTTCTCCTTGGGCTATCTATTGACCCACATATTCAGGCTGTACTCTTTGTGCTGTTCCTTCTGATTTACCTCCTCACTCTAATGGGAAATttcttgatgctgctgctgctgagggcTGATTTTCACCtccacacacccatgtacttCTTTTTGAGACAGCTCTCCTTTCTGGATCTCTGCCATTCATCTGTCACAGTCCCCAAGATGCTGGAAAATCTACTTTCTGAAAGTAAAACCATCTGTGTAGAGAGCTGCCTGGCTCAGGCCTTCTTTGTGTTTACCACTGGGGGCACTGAGGCCTGTCTGCTggctgtgatggcctatgaccgctacgtAGCCATCAGCTCCCCTCTGCTTTACGGCCAGGTGATGAATAACCAGCTCTGTGTTGGGCTGGTGTGGGCCTCCTGGAGCCTGGCCTTTGTGGATGCTCTCATCAACATCCTCCTGGCGGTCAATTTAGACTACTGTGAGGACCAAATTATTCCCCACTTCAGCTGCGAGCtgtcttctctcttccctctgtctTGCTCTGATACCTCCACCAATTTCATGCTCCTGCTCTGCTCTTCTGTCTTGCATTTTTTTGGAACCTTTGTGATGATTGCTTCTTCCTATGCCTGCATTGTCTCCACTGTTCTAAGCATCAGCTCCACTTCGGGCAGAAGTAAGGCCTTCTCTACCTGCTCCTCCCACCTCACTACTGTGATCTTGTTTTATGGCTCAGGTTTCCTCAGCTATCTGTTGCCAACCTCAGTTTCTGCCCTGGAGATGATCTTCTCCTTGCAATACAGCGTGATCACTCCCATGCTGAATCCTCTCATCTATAGCCTGCAGAACAAGGAGGTGAAGGCAGCTATGGGAAGAGtgtttagaaaatactttgattCTCTTTTGTAG